One Lutzomyia longipalpis isolate SR_M1_2022 chromosome 4, ASM2433408v1 DNA segment encodes these proteins:
- the LOC129795984 gene encoding uncharacterized protein LOC129795984 isoform X2, protein MIYQNSTTGGNRELSLVEQKKRQWQKEREEMAKLGEFPIKIESRSSTYEKTSIRTFYASNMDLTENYRGRKNSMRHGGVYEGESRRIRSPSLPPIGRQKFQGGMGHSTTEDDTGYTSGSPQHSDSSGAEVWTNTEHPQKVSYAGNFLPPKPQLHITGSSFEAATTAAAKEAADDTFSEATTKSRGSQLHHKMSPDSLDLEHETEFSKSLSTPSSSSSDGQSFTSFQAPDFGGYHKVKEERAKWGDRGVTVGHLYDPIARVEMEKSARSVPVWLEKGLHEMRDSEDESVRSFIRGQNTPIDPQILEERANRRRKAMELQDAIKEQLKERERQRKWEKERRLREERLEEERMMRQMEMERARFEYDKRVQQEKLEKEKKKHDMMRRALAKAEMEAKVEKDRRKHKIFHREASPPPAREAKEAPEEASKEEKTVKSLSVEEDPERVLIGTPIKLKKQIIVEQEDKKEEQVVEDKTSMEKQSERQSEKPAEMSPPEKPLVVIDRNNRATDLDGIALVLQTMTPVVPLPIASDFLNFNATVNNLQLALLLAAQQQRPEKLNGGDPEKISMRESHNRECSYCCKVHGNNTTSTVKEEVKTHEEALEDGLVKTEGETEANCVKEEDVKQVEVKLPEQEEPPKLPHDGTFTKEDTLRAEMRIDAATCTRGDILGERMLTPRKYRHDSSSSVDVAVQTEIPSRLCNLCCHHKLYLQEISTVTTSVTQTSNKGQQQTIADDDDGSSARNETITTTTTTKTMIRSKAGKSKKPEPRPKWGVNRPLMQYIKASERDPFCLRQRRKKYQQRSFIVKPESPKNSAGTNRSISRNVCTEILPIKTDSNGRIFLNFHEASVMMKEDPVKQQNSAQARERIMSKRPTEENSDEGVSLKDNKDFSNLAIVKANSATRRQSSFEDVDTEECSSDLSSIKSRN, encoded by the exons ATGATTTACCAAAACAGCACCACAGGCGGGAATCGTGAATTGAGTTTGGTGGAGCAAAAGAAGCGCCAGTGGCAGAAGGAACGCGAAGAAATGGCAAAGCTCGGGgaatttcccattaaaatt GAATCTCGATCCAGTACGTACGAGAAGACCAGCATCCGGACATTCTATGCTAGCAATATGGATTTAACGGAGAACTATCGTGGAAGGAAGAATTCAATGCGTCATGGGGGTGTGTATGAGGGGGAAAGTCGAAGGATTCGTAGCCCAAGTCTCCCACCAATTGGACGGCAGAAGTTTCAAGGAGGAATGGGGCATAGCACAACGGAGGACGACACGGGCTACACGAGTGGATCACCACAGCATTCGGATAGCAGTGGTGCAGAAGTGTGGACAAATACGGAGCACCCGCAGAAGGTTAGCTATGCtgggaattttcttccaccaaagCCACAACTTCACATAACCGGGAGTTCCTTTGAGGCAgcaacaacagcagcagcCAAGGAGGCTGCTGATGATACCTTTTCGGAGGCAACAACAAAGAGTCGTGGGAGTCAGTTGCATCACAAAATGTCCCCTGATAGTCTAGATTTGGAGCATGAAACGGAATTTTCCAA ATCTCTCAGCACACCGTCTTCCTCATCTTCTGACGGGCAATCATTCACCTCATTCCAAGCTCCGGACTTTGGGGGCTATCACAAAGTCAAGGAGGAGCGTGCCAAGTGGGGTGATCGTGGGGTAACTGTTGGGCATCTCTATGATCCAATTGCAAGGGTTGAGATGGAAAAATCAGCCAGGAGTGTCCCAGTGTGGCTGGAAAAGGGACTCCATGAGATGCGTGATAGTGAAGATGAATCCGTGAG ATCCTTCATCAGGGGACAGAACACCCCAATTGACCCGCAGATTCTCGAGGAACGCGCCAATCGACGGAGGAAAGCGATGGAGCTGCAGGACGCCATAAAGGAGCAACTAAAGGAGCGTGAGCGTCAGAGGAAATGGGAGAAGGAGCGACGATTGCGCGAAGAGCGTCTCGAGGAGGAACGTATGATGCGGCAGATGGAGATGGAAAGGGCACGCTTTGAGTACGATAAACGCGTGCAGCAGGAAAAGTtggagaaggagaagaagaagcacGATATGATGCGTCGGGCCCTCGCAAAGGCAGAAATGGAAGCAAAAGTTGAGAAAGATCGTCGAAAGCACAAAATCTTTCATCGGGAGGCTTCTCCGCCTCCTGCAAGGGAGGCAAAAGAAGCCCCAGAAGAGGCATCCAAGGAGGAAAAGACAGTGAAAAGTCTATCAGTGGAGGAAGATCCGGAAAGAGTTCTCATTGGAACCCCAATAAAGCTGAAGAAACAAATTATTGTGGAGCAGGAAGATAAGAAAGAGGAACAAGTTGTTGAAGATAAAACTTCAATGGAGAAGCAGAGTGAGAGGCAAAGTGAAAAACCAGCAGAGATGTCTCCTCCGGAAAAGCCCCTTGTGGTGATTGATCGCAATAATAGGGCAACAGATCTCGATGGGATTGCTTTGGTGCTCCAAACAATGACACCAGTCGTTCCGTTGCCCATTGCCAGTGACTTCCTCAATTTCAATGCAACCGTGAATAATCTCCAGTTGGCCCTTCTTCTGGCAGCTCAGCAGCAGCGTCCGGAAAAGCTAAATGGAGGTGATCCGGAGAAGATTTCAATGCGGGAAAGTCACAACAGGGAGTGTAGCTACTGCTGCAAAGTTCATGGGAATAATACAACGTCCACCGTTAAGGAGGAAGTGAAAACACATGAGGAAGCTCTTGAAGATGGTCTAGTCAAGACAGAGGGTGAAACAGAAGCGAATTGTGTGAAGGAGGAAGATGTAAAACAAGTAGAAGTGAAGCTTCCGGAACAGGAGGAACCACCGAAACTTCCACATGATGGAACATTCACAAAGGAGGACACCCTGAGGGCTGAGATGCGAATTGATGCAGCCACGTGTACCAGGGGAGACATTCTGGGTGAAAGGATGCTGACACCACGAAAATATCGTCATGACTCCTCCTCATCGGTTGATGTGGCTGTGCAAACGGAAATCCCTTCGCGACTATGCAATCTCTGTTGTCATCATAAGTTGTACTTGCAGGAAATCTCCACGGTGACCACATCAGTTACACAGACATCGAATAAAGGGCAACAGCAGACCATCGCTGATGACGATGACGGGTCATCTGCGCGCAATGAAACCATCACAACAACCACAACAACCAAAACAATGATTCGCTCAAAGGCAGGCAAGAGCAAGAAGCCAGAACCACGTCCAAAGTGGGGGGTCAATCGACCCCTCATGCAGTACATAAAGGCCAGCGAAAGGGATCCCTTCTGCCTGAGGCAGCGTCGCAAGAAATACCAACAGAGGAGCTTCATAGTGAAGCCTGAAAGTCCCAAAAATAGTGCTGGAACAAATCGCAGCATCTCCCGGAATGTCTGCACGGAGATTCTTCCCATTAAGACCGATTCCAATGGGAggattttcctgaatttccaCGAAGCGAGTGTGATGATGAAGGAGGACCCTGTGAAGCAGCAGAATTCAGCACAGGCAAGGGAGAGAATTATGAGTAAACGTCCCACTGAGGAGAACAGCGACGAAGGTGTTTCCCTCAAGGATAATAaggatttttccaatttagCCATTGTAAAAGCAAATAGTGCAACACGAAGGCAGAGTAGCTTTGAAGATGTCGACACGGAGGAATGTAGTTCGGATTTATCGTCCATCAAGAGTAgaaattga
- the LOC129795984 gene encoding uncharacterized protein LOC129795984 isoform X1: MIYQNSTTGGNRELSLVEQKKRQWQKEREEMAKLGEFPIKIESRSSTYEKTSIRTFYASNMDLTENYRGRKNSMRHGGVYEGESRRIRSPSLPPIGRQKFQGGMGHSTTEDDTGYTSGSPQHSDSSGAEVWTNTEHPQKVSYAGNFLPPKPQLHITGSSFEAATTAAAKEAADDTFSEATTKSRGSQLHHKMSPDSLDLEHETEFSKSLSTPSSSSSDGQSFTSFQAPDFGGYHKVKEERAKWGDRGVTVGHLYDPIARVEMEKSARSVPVWLEKGLHEMRDSEDESVRYGWEKLPKNPAQEYSLFVPFACRSFIRGQNTPIDPQILEERANRRRKAMELQDAIKEQLKERERQRKWEKERRLREERLEEERMMRQMEMERARFEYDKRVQQEKLEKEKKKHDMMRRALAKAEMEAKVEKDRRKHKIFHREASPPPAREAKEAPEEASKEEKTVKSLSVEEDPERVLIGTPIKLKKQIIVEQEDKKEEQVVEDKTSMEKQSERQSEKPAEMSPPEKPLVVIDRNNRATDLDGIALVLQTMTPVVPLPIASDFLNFNATVNNLQLALLLAAQQQRPEKLNGGDPEKISMRESHNRECSYCCKVHGNNTTSTVKEEVKTHEEALEDGLVKTEGETEANCVKEEDVKQVEVKLPEQEEPPKLPHDGTFTKEDTLRAEMRIDAATCTRGDILGERMLTPRKYRHDSSSSVDVAVQTEIPSRLCNLCCHHKLYLQEISTVTTSVTQTSNKGQQQTIADDDDGSSARNETITTTTTTKTMIRSKAGKSKKPEPRPKWGVNRPLMQYIKASERDPFCLRQRRKKYQQRSFIVKPESPKNSAGTNRSISRNVCTEILPIKTDSNGRIFLNFHEASVMMKEDPVKQQNSAQARERIMSKRPTEENSDEGVSLKDNKDFSNLAIVKANSATRRQSSFEDVDTEECSSDLSSIKSRN, encoded by the exons ATGATTTACCAAAACAGCACCACAGGCGGGAATCGTGAATTGAGTTTGGTGGAGCAAAAGAAGCGCCAGTGGCAGAAGGAACGCGAAGAAATGGCAAAGCTCGGGgaatttcccattaaaatt GAATCTCGATCCAGTACGTACGAGAAGACCAGCATCCGGACATTCTATGCTAGCAATATGGATTTAACGGAGAACTATCGTGGAAGGAAGAATTCAATGCGTCATGGGGGTGTGTATGAGGGGGAAAGTCGAAGGATTCGTAGCCCAAGTCTCCCACCAATTGGACGGCAGAAGTTTCAAGGAGGAATGGGGCATAGCACAACGGAGGACGACACGGGCTACACGAGTGGATCACCACAGCATTCGGATAGCAGTGGTGCAGAAGTGTGGACAAATACGGAGCACCCGCAGAAGGTTAGCTATGCtgggaattttcttccaccaaagCCACAACTTCACATAACCGGGAGTTCCTTTGAGGCAgcaacaacagcagcagcCAAGGAGGCTGCTGATGATACCTTTTCGGAGGCAACAACAAAGAGTCGTGGGAGTCAGTTGCATCACAAAATGTCCCCTGATAGTCTAGATTTGGAGCATGAAACGGAATTTTCCAA ATCTCTCAGCACACCGTCTTCCTCATCTTCTGACGGGCAATCATTCACCTCATTCCAAGCTCCGGACTTTGGGGGCTATCACAAAGTCAAGGAGGAGCGTGCCAAGTGGGGTGATCGTGGGGTAACTGTTGGGCATCTCTATGATCCAATTGCAAGGGTTGAGATGGAAAAATCAGCCAGGAGTGTCCCAGTGTGGCTGGAAAAGGGACTCCATGAGATGCGTGATAGTGAAGATGAATCCGTGAGGTATGGATGGgaaaaattgcccaaaaatcCTGCccaagaatattctttatttgttCCTTTTGCATGTAGATCCTTCATCAGGGGACAGAACACCCCAATTGACCCGCAGATTCTCGAGGAACGCGCCAATCGACGGAGGAAAGCGATGGAGCTGCAGGACGCCATAAAGGAGCAACTAAAGGAGCGTGAGCGTCAGAGGAAATGGGAGAAGGAGCGACGATTGCGCGAAGAGCGTCTCGAGGAGGAACGTATGATGCGGCAGATGGAGATGGAAAGGGCACGCTTTGAGTACGATAAACGCGTGCAGCAGGAAAAGTtggagaaggagaagaagaagcacGATATGATGCGTCGGGCCCTCGCAAAGGCAGAAATGGAAGCAAAAGTTGAGAAAGATCGTCGAAAGCACAAAATCTTTCATCGGGAGGCTTCTCCGCCTCCTGCAAGGGAGGCAAAAGAAGCCCCAGAAGAGGCATCCAAGGAGGAAAAGACAGTGAAAAGTCTATCAGTGGAGGAAGATCCGGAAAGAGTTCTCATTGGAACCCCAATAAAGCTGAAGAAACAAATTATTGTGGAGCAGGAAGATAAGAAAGAGGAACAAGTTGTTGAAGATAAAACTTCAATGGAGAAGCAGAGTGAGAGGCAAAGTGAAAAACCAGCAGAGATGTCTCCTCCGGAAAAGCCCCTTGTGGTGATTGATCGCAATAATAGGGCAACAGATCTCGATGGGATTGCTTTGGTGCTCCAAACAATGACACCAGTCGTTCCGTTGCCCATTGCCAGTGACTTCCTCAATTTCAATGCAACCGTGAATAATCTCCAGTTGGCCCTTCTTCTGGCAGCTCAGCAGCAGCGTCCGGAAAAGCTAAATGGAGGTGATCCGGAGAAGATTTCAATGCGGGAAAGTCACAACAGGGAGTGTAGCTACTGCTGCAAAGTTCATGGGAATAATACAACGTCCACCGTTAAGGAGGAAGTGAAAACACATGAGGAAGCTCTTGAAGATGGTCTAGTCAAGACAGAGGGTGAAACAGAAGCGAATTGTGTGAAGGAGGAAGATGTAAAACAAGTAGAAGTGAAGCTTCCGGAACAGGAGGAACCACCGAAACTTCCACATGATGGAACATTCACAAAGGAGGACACCCTGAGGGCTGAGATGCGAATTGATGCAGCCACGTGTACCAGGGGAGACATTCTGGGTGAAAGGATGCTGACACCACGAAAATATCGTCATGACTCCTCCTCATCGGTTGATGTGGCTGTGCAAACGGAAATCCCTTCGCGACTATGCAATCTCTGTTGTCATCATAAGTTGTACTTGCAGGAAATCTCCACGGTGACCACATCAGTTACACAGACATCGAATAAAGGGCAACAGCAGACCATCGCTGATGACGATGACGGGTCATCTGCGCGCAATGAAACCATCACAACAACCACAACAACCAAAACAATGATTCGCTCAAAGGCAGGCAAGAGCAAGAAGCCAGAACCACGTCCAAAGTGGGGGGTCAATCGACCCCTCATGCAGTACATAAAGGCCAGCGAAAGGGATCCCTTCTGCCTGAGGCAGCGTCGCAAGAAATACCAACAGAGGAGCTTCATAGTGAAGCCTGAAAGTCCCAAAAATAGTGCTGGAACAAATCGCAGCATCTCCCGGAATGTCTGCACGGAGATTCTTCCCATTAAGACCGATTCCAATGGGAggattttcctgaatttccaCGAAGCGAGTGTGATGATGAAGGAGGACCCTGTGAAGCAGCAGAATTCAGCACAGGCAAGGGAGAGAATTATGAGTAAACGTCCCACTGAGGAGAACAGCGACGAAGGTGTTTCCCTCAAGGATAATAaggatttttccaatttagCCATTGTAAAAGCAAATAGTGCAACACGAAGGCAGAGTAGCTTTGAAGATGTCGACACGGAGGAATGTAGTTCGGATTTATCGTCCATCAAGAGTAgaaattga